The genomic DNA agtatgtatatatgtattacatatgtgtaatgtattatattacatgttatatattatatgtattatatacgTGTAATATATTACatgttatattacatatattatatgtattatatatgtgtaatatattatattacatgttatattacatatattatatgtattatatatgtggTGGACTCTGGCTCAGAgtaataaagtaataataataaatcagaTTAATGGAGTAGGATGGTGAAGGCAGGTAGGATGGTGAGGGCTCAGGAGCTGGGAGTAGGATGGTGAAGGCAGGTAGGATGGTGGGGGTTGGGAGCTGGGAGTAGGATGGTGAAGGCAGGtaggatggtgagggactcGGGAGCTGGAAGTAGGATGGTGAAGGCAGGTAGGATGGTGAGGGCTCAGGAGCTGGGAGTAGGAGGGTGAAGGAAGGtaggatggtgagggactcGGGAGCTGGGAGTAAGAGGGCGAAGGCACTAAAGGGCGAGGGCACTCAGGGGAGCGCGGGGAAGCCGGGGCCGAGAAGTTGAGGGGGAGACACTGGAGCTGGAGAGCAGAGAAGCCGAGGAGCGGATGGCTGGAAGTGGAGGCGGAGGCAGGTTGAAGCAGGGTGCCATGGGAGGGGGACCGGGTGGTGAAGCCAGCTGATTGGAGATGACAAACAGGTATGAGATGGTAATTGAAGGGGACAAAACACAGGAAAAGGTAAGCAAACGTTATCACAAAGACAGGGAAAAATGAGGGTCTCAAGGAGAGCTTGAGAGTTTCACCAGGATAACGATCAAGCGAAGATGGTCTGTTGAGCCAGGGTTGAAATACTGATCTTGACTGTAGATGGTGTGCGCGGCGGGAGAATGTGATGGTGGAATGATAACCAGGTGCGCTCAATCAGCTGGCAGCAGTAGCGGGAGGAGAAAGGGGAAAGGCAACAGAGAAACAAGGCAGGGCAAAACTgacagtgaaaaaaacaaatggaaaatagtaaacaaaacagaaaactcacagCCAGCCAACCCCAACCACCACAAACCCTAACCCATATTTTTACATCATTGAAACCATCTAAACAATTAGTGGAAATCcctgttttggtggaactgcTAACAACTAAAATACTAAAATACTTGACTGAAGAAACAGTTTACTAACTGTTAAAGAGCACATCTCtggtgtttaccagagatgtgctcttTAATAtatcattcagcatgaaaacaaacataaaacacaacttAATAAATCTCAGTCAACTAAGATCCAAATGGCTGATTAGTCGAGTTATCGTCACCTTTTCGGGATGCAGCCTGTCCGTTATGGAGTTAGTAATGCAAtaaacattaaacaaaatggttcCTGTTTACTCACCTGAAAGAacgctttatttatttttataccatggtctgggtgaatactcgattctgattggctgcagggtgtccattaaaaagtgatataggacacctactaaaggagttcggtgaaactgactgtttactgttgaatgaatgcgctacattaaatcaataaggaaatgtggatttattatttccaacttgtcctctgaacaccacaggatggcactaaaacacacaggctgcaagaagtaagttctactggccctctggactgactttgtttcacagagaataacgttatctcagaTCCCGTTCACggttcagctcgctgcttcaggctgcgccgctgcagccgacagtaacgttacacatcgcggatcaaattcttcgtaaaagactaattaaaatatgaactaatgttttaaaaatgtgttatttggcaagtgaccgtggtataagcgggttaatgcccttcgaggtgtccattgtcaggaggtaatggacgacggcgaggcgtgaactgTCCGACGCGCAGCGTGACAGACTGTAAACATTGTTAAATATATCTTTGTTAATGTGATTGTTTCTCTCTCAGGTCTTTGGGAAGTCATGACGTCTCAGGAAGACGCATCTTCCTTCAGGAGGTTTTTTCAATACGTGGAGGACAGTGGCCTTCGAACGTACGACGGACTGGTGATCCAAAACGCCTCCGACATCGCCAGAGAGAGCGACCGCATTCGTAACCAGACCAACTGGAACTACTTGCAGGAAAAACACCAGAAGAAGAGACGGCAGGAAGACGCCATCAAGAGGTAAAACACACCAACAATAAAACCTTAAAATGACGAATtaacactcacacactgaaTGTAGAGACAAACGTTACCACACTGAATCTGTTTCCTTTAAACTCTTCTGAGCACATGCCACAAAACATCTTTAGTAGGTTAAATGattcagcttttattttgaaatgtaggTTGTTAGGCCGCTCCCTTTCTGTCTCTTCCTGCAGTCAGAAGGCAGTTCCTGCAGTTCTTCTAATTTTGGGACACCTATTTAGGCCTAAAGGACCTTTTCATCCTGGTTCTCTCCGAGGATCAGCAGCGTCTGGTTtgtttcattacattacatgtcatttagctgacgcttttatccaaagcgacttacaattgctatatatgtcagaggtcgcacgcctctggagcaactaggggttaagtgtctcgctcagggacacattggttgatgtatcacagtgggaatcgaacctggatctcccacaccaaaggcacgtgtcacatccactgcgccatcaccaacCTGTTTCAACATTTAGCTGCAGCTTCCTCCTAGATTTCTTCACACTGctggttcaattcaattcactttcaattcaattttatttatagtatcaaatcataacaagagttatctcgagacactttacagatagagtaggtctagaccacactctataatttacaaagccccaacaattacaataagtccctcaagagcaagcattagcagtggctaatgcgacagtggtgaggaaaaactcccttttaggaagaaacctcggcagacccagactcttggtaggtgtcagacggtgccggttgggggtgtgatgaacagtggcaataagagtcacattaaagataatggaatagtgactacaatggtagtcatagtagttcatgtcatagtaggGCACAGGGTAGGGTAGGGTTCAGAATAATTTGCCCAGTAACTGCACAAAGTATTGGTGAGAGTTAGGCTACTTCCCAGTTCCTTTGGGAGGAAATCCtgcaaggagagaggaaacgaggaaatgTGTTTCACAGCGATGAGATGTCCTTTCTTCTGAAACCTCATCTAAATCTGCCAGCTGTTTAGCCGGAGTTAGcaacggctttcagctgcaGGGCTTCCAGGAAgctgctctctgtatcctcgctcatagctccatACTCAATCCTAccccctccatcctccatcctccatcctccatcctccatcctccatcctccctcctccctcctcgcTCCTCCCTCTTCCATCCTCTCTGTTtggggcaggaataagagctttgagacagcTTTCACAAAGGAGGACCAGAAAAACTTCCAGTTCAAGCAAGGAGATATCAAATAAGAGACTTGGGAAGCACTAGGTGCGCGAGCCAGAAAATGACTACCAACCACTAGACCAACTGTTTGAAGTACAGCAATGTGGATGCTGGTGCTGTCTGCACTAGGATGAGAAGGATTGTCCTGTAAGTTTCTTCTCCTGGAAATTTAACAAACATCAGCTACTCAACAGTTGAAAGAAGTTGATGAAGCTCCAGCTCTTCTTGCTTTACTAAGGAATGAACAAacgaaacaaaacaaactttacTGTTGTAGGAACAAACAGAAAGTCACTGAAGGCTTTGCCAAGAGAGAAATAAACGTAAATATGGATGTGTTAGGATAATTATGTTATCACAGGATAGACGGAGACCACTGAAGTTATATCAAAGTTTTGTTTACTTACAAGTAAGGTCAGTTTACAGCACTCACAGCATAAGTACAGAAAGTGACTGGCGAATAAATGGAGAGACTGAAAGATTCGTTTGAAAATACGGACTGGGCGGTTTTTGAAAATAGTGCCAAGGATATAAACGAATTTACTGAATCCGTCTGTGGGTGTATACATTTTTGCTATGATATGGTTGTACAGGAAAAGAGGGTTAAGGTATATGCAAATTGTAAACCATGGATGAATGCTGAGATTAAAAGGTTAATTAATGACAAAAGGAAATCCTTTGCTAGGGGAGACAAGAATACACTGAAAACGATCCATAAAGAACttaaaagggaaataaataacGAGAAATATCGGTATAAATGCGAAAtagaaaatgactttaaagaGAATGATATGAAGAAAGTCTGGGAAGGAATGTGGTTAATGAGTGGATATGCAGGGAAAGGGAAAGTAAATAGATCCCAGTTAAATGGCACAAGGGAATATGCTAATAATCTAAATCATTTCTATAATAGATTTGACAAAATAGACTTTTCTGATGAAAGACAAAGACTCAAGGATATGATTGGGAGCACAGAGGGTGATGACTATACCCTTCAAACAAACAATCAGGAGGTATATGGTATGTTTATGAGGCTGAAAGCTACCAAAGCAGCAGGTCCAGATGGACTGTCTCCAAAAGTATTAAAAGGCTGTGCTTTTCAGTTAGCAAGCATTTTTTCAagtatttttaattattgtttctCTCATAAAGGGTTACCGGATTTATGGAAACAATCTTGCATAATACCAGTACCTAAAAAGAAAACCGTTGAGTGTATGAATGATCTAAGACCAGTGGCTCTAACCTCCATAGCTATGAAGGTATGTGAGAGAATTGTGTTAAATAGTCTGAAGCCTCATGTAGAGCATTATCTTGACCCCTGCCAATGTGCTTATCAGAAAGGGAGAGGGGCAGAGGATGCTATTGTCTGTAAACTGGACAGTGTCTATGCTCACCTGGATGCAGGGGGACGGTGTGTGAAAATTCTGTATTATGATTTTAGCTCAGCATTCAATACGATACAACCACACATCATAGTAAATAAGCTTTTAATGATGAAGGTTCCAGGTGTATTTATTTCTTTCATTCTAAATTTCTTAGAGAACAGGTCTCAATTTGTTAAGCTAAACGCAAAAGTTAAGTCAGATAAGATTATGACAAACACAGATTCACCTCAGGGAACTGTTTTATCACCCTTTCCTTTTACCATTAACACTGCAGACTACCGTCCACAGCAGGCCAGCTGTCAAGTTGTTAAATTTGCTGACGACACAGCGCTCATTGGGTCAATTGAAAATGATGACTATAGTCACTCTCAAAATGAGATAAAagcttttgttgatttttgtgACACTCATTTCCTAGAACTCAacgttcaggctctagtcatctcacgtctagactactgcaactccctcttgattggcctgcctgcatgtgccatccgacccctgcagctcaatcagaacgcagcagctcgacttgtcttcaacctccccaagttctctcacactacaccgctcctccgctctcttcactggttaccagttgctgcctgcatccgcttcaagacactagtacttacatacagggccacgaacggatcagccccagcttacatccaggacatggtcaaaccatataccccaacccgcccacttcgctctgcatcagccaatctgcttgctgcccccccacagcgagggagaactaatcactctacaaaatcccgactgttcactttcctggctcccaaatggtggatcaagctccccatcgacatcaggatggccgaaagcctacacatcttccgccgaaggctaaaaacacatctcttacgactacacctcggataaaaaaaaacaaaaaacaacctgcactttcatatgtctctttgtagctttgctcatttaaagctgatgtacttgcacttactacttgttgtctggagtttgaaccttcacagttgaaagcacttaattgtaagtcgctttggataaaagcgtcagctaaatgacatgtaatgtaatgtaatgtaaaaataaagaatTAGTAATTGATTACAGGAGAAATAAGATGACAACTGAGGCAGTGGAAATTAAAGGTTCAGTAATAGAAGGAGTGAACACATACAAGTATTTTGgcattgtttttaatgataGGCTAACATGGTCAGatcatgttgaaaaaattacTGATGAAAAAATTAAGTCCACGTGTATACTGTATGAGGAAGTTGCAGTCCTTTAAGGTGAATACAGATGTGGTGAGAATGTTTTTTATGTCAGTGATATGTAATGTTTGGAGCTACTGTGTGGTGGGTTGGGGTGGGAATGCTGGAATAGCCGAGAAGGCCAGGAATTATAGAGTGACTAAAAGGGCTGGAAAAATGGTAGGAGAGTAATAATGAGGGACCCAGGTCACCCTCTTCATGGTAATTTGACTGGCAGGGTTATGgaacgtagtggtaggctaAGGCCTCCAGTGACACAAACTAAGTGGTATGCTCTCTCTTTTGTACCACAGACtatcagacagcacaacaagcactttaaacgtacatttttataaattttgtattgtatttatgtattgtatttgtattatattgtatttattgtattgtattaggcCGGGTAtgagcactgtaatttccatttttatggatgaCATAAACTTGACTTTGACCAACGTAGAATGTGATAAAACTCTATAGTCctaataaagagtcaatgtcaTCAGTTATCTCAGTTTAAGGAACGCCTGTTCTTTCCTCAGCATCACACTGTGCTCCAGACAAGGACAAGACAGTCTCTCCCAGATACCAGATGGCGACAGCAGCAacagcattttgttttgttttagttagttagttttaaTACTAATCAGAGAAAAAGTATAGCATAATGTTGCTGACAGGATGAAAAAGCTTCCCAAACTTCCTGTGATTGTTCAGAACATGTTTATTTCATCCCTCCATCTGTATAAAGTTTAACAGTGAATCAGATTAGTTTTGTTTCGTGAAACCAAACAAGCTTATTTATATTTGATCGTGTTGTGTGATTAGTAAATTAACAGTTTTACTAACATGTCTGCAGGATTGGTGAAGatgttgccatggcaacagaTGGGGCGTACTCTGGAAAACATTTCAGGATGGGTTTCATGACGATGCCTGCGCCTCAGGACCGTCTGCCCCCCCCCAGTCAGGGCTTCACCGTGCGGTCCCAGTCACTGCACTCGGTGGGCGGAGCAGACGACGACTCCAACCCCAACAGGAAACAACCTCCGCCCAAACCCAAGAGAGACCCCAACACCAAGCTGAGCAGCAGCTCCGAGACGGTGGACACTGGCGGCACCAAGAAAGATGCTCAAGAGCCCAAAGAGACGCTGGAGCAGGCTGAAGGTGAGAAAAAGGATGCACAAAGGGATCAGAAATGCCCTCAAAGACTTAAAGTATACGCACCTCAAAGTCTGTAAATCACAGATTGAGATAGGGCCTTAGTGTTTTCAGATTTTAAtatccctgtctgtctgtttctctgtctgtctctctgactgtctgtctgtttgactgtctgtctgtctgtctgtctgtctgtctgtctgtctttctgtctgtctgtctgtctgtctgtttctctgtctgtcattctgtttctctgtctgtttctctgtctgtctgtctgtctttctgtctgtctgtttctctgtctgtctatctgtttctctgtctgtttgtctgtctttctgtctgtctgtctgtagctcGATCTTTCTACAACGAGGACTACAGAAAGATGCCTCCACCCAAACCCAAAAGGAATCCCAACACTCAGCTCAGCACCTCCTTTGATGACTCCTACATCCGTAACCACGGCAACAGGAAGTCTTCCCTGCGATGGGACAAGTCTTCGTCCCAGAGTCAGAGCCCGGCGTCGAGAGACACGGACGACGAGGAGCCCGTCTACATCGAGATGGTGGGAAACATCCTGCGGGAGCTGAGCGGACAGGAAGCGGAGGATGAGCAGAGCGAGGCGGTGTACGAGGAGATGAAGTACCCCTCGCTGGACGATTACCTGCAGGaccccgccgccatcttggacccTGACGCCTGGGCGGCCCGCAGCTCACTCTGCGACATCCCACCGCCTTTCCCCAACCTGCTGACGCACCGCCCACCACTGCTTGTCTTCCCCCCCGCTCCCGCTCAGTGCTCCCCCAACTCAGACGAGTCCCCGCTCACCCCGCTAGATGTTACCCGGCTGCCCGTCATGGACAACGTCTCATACAGCAAGTCGGGCGGCGCCGAACCCCCGCAGAGCTCCACGCAGCACCGCAAGGAGAAGGAAAGGGACCGAGATCGAGATCGAGACCGAGACCGAGACCGAGACCGAGACCGAGACCGAGACCTGCCCTCCACCCACACCATCACTTCCTCCGGCCGCTCTTCAGCTCCGCCCCTCCCCTCCAACCTCTACAAGTCAACTGGCTCTGCCCACAGTGGCCATGGTTACCCCCGCAGCCAATCAGCGTGTCCGTCTCCGGTCAGCATGGGTCGCTCTCTGACTCCTCTGAGTCTGAAGAGACCTCCGCCGTACGATGCTCTGATGGCCGGAGGAAGCATGCcccgctcctcctcctcctcatcttcatcCTCTCACAGGGCTGGGGAGGGCGGGGCTAGACTCAGTAACTCCTCCTCCACCCACGGCTCCATGCAGAATGTGGCGATGAGGTCACAGACTCCCACCAGCCCATTGGACGAACTCAACAACGTGTTTACGTCAGGTCGACCAGCAAGGAAGAAAGGAGCAGGCAGGAAGAGCCGCGGCAGTGAAGGTAAACAGTTTTATAttagtttaaatgtttaatatCCATTTTACATCAGTTTTATATCCATTTTATATCCATTTTATATCAGTTTTATATCAGTTTTACATTAACGCATTACGCATAACGTGGGcgatgatggagacacatggagaggcgtgattgggaagaacggcctccctgatctaaatctgagttgttgtttgttgttggacttctgtgctagtcatgggttgtctataacgaacaccatgttcaaacatagggatgctcataagtgtacttggtaccagagcaccctaggccgaaggtcaatgatcgatttcataattgtttcatctgatctgaggccgtatgttttggacacggGTGAGAgcggcagagctgtcaaccgatcaccatctggtggtgagttgggtcagggggtgggtgaaaactctggacagacctggtaagcccaaatgggtagtgcgggtaaattgggaacatctgaaggaggcccctgtccgacagactttcaactcacacctccggcagagcttttcgtgcatccatGAGGAGGTTGGGGGCATTGAatccgagtggacaatgttcaaagtttccattgctgaagctgcggcgaggagctgtggtcttagggtcttaggtgcctcaaggggcggtaacccacaaacaatgtggtggacaccggtggtcagggaagccgtccgactgaaggagTCTTTGCAGGATATGTTATCCctgaggactccggaggcagttgcagggtaccgaagggcctgaagggctgcagcctctgctgtgaaagaggcaaagcagcgggtgtgggagaagttcggagaagacatggagaaggactttcggttggcaccaaggtgcttctggaaaaccgttcaccacctcaggagggggaagcggggaactatccaagctgtgtacagtaaggatgggacactgttgacctcaactgaggaggtaaaaGGGCGGTGgtaggagcactttgaggaactcctaaatctagctaatacgccctctatggtaGAGGCAGAGGATGATGGCGGATTGTCGTCAGTTTCCCTGGTGGAAGTCACTGAGGTAGTCAagcaactccacagtggcaaagacCCAGGGAATGATGAGGTCTGTCCAGAAATGATgagtgtggaggggctgtcttggATGACACGcttcttcaacattgcgtggaagtctgggacagtgccaaaggagtggcagaccggggtggtggttccccttttcaaaaaggggtaacagagggtgtgtgccaattataGGGCTATCGCACTTCTCAGCCCCcttggtaaagtctactccaaggtgctggaaaggatgattcggccgatagtcgaacctcagattgaagaggaacaatgcagattccgtcctggtcgtggaacaatggaccagctcttcactctcgcaaggatcctggacggagcctgggagtatgcccatccggtctacatgtgttttgtggatctggagaaggggTGTGACCGGGTCCCccaggagatactgtgggaggtgttGCTGGACTATGGAGTAAGGGGGTCCCTTTTcaggtattacattcaatttattgcACCATTGAGATGAAAAGAGAGCTAAGctagaaggcaaagctctcgatctaccggtcagttttcgttcctacccacACCTATGGTCATAAAGGCTGGGTAATGACCGAGAGaacaagatccagggtacaagtggctgaaatgggtttcctcaggagggtggcttgcgtctcccttagagatagggtgagaagctcggtcatccgtgaggagctcagagtagagccgctgctcctttgcgttgaaaggagccagttgaggtggtttgggcatctggtaaggatgccccctgggcgcctccctagggaggtgttccag from Perca fluviatilis chromosome 2, GENO_Pfluv_1.0, whole genome shotgun sequence includes the following:
- the nyap2a gene encoding neuronal tyrosine-phosphorylated phosphoinositide-3-kinase adapter 2 — translated: MTSQEDASSFRRFFQYVEDSGLRTYDGLVIQNASDIARESDRIRNQTNWNYLQEKHQKKRRQEDAIKRIGEDVAMATDGAYSGKHFRMGFMTMPAPQDRLPPPSQGFTVRSQSLHSVGGADDDSNPNRKQPPPKPKRDPNTKLSSSSETVDTGGTKKDAQEPKETLEQAEARSFYNEDYRKMPPPKPKRNPNTQLSTSFDDSYIRNHGNRKSSLRWDKSSSQSQSPASRDTDDEEPVYIEMVGNILRELSGQEAEDEQSEAVYEEMKYPSLDDYLQDPAAILDPDAWAARSSLCDIPPPFPNLLTHRPPLLVFPPAPAQCSPNSDESPLTPLDVTRLPVMDNVSYSKSGGAEPPQSSTQHRKEKERDRDRDRDRDRDRDRDRDRDLPSTHTITSSGRSSAPPLPSNLYKSTGSAHSGHGYPRSQSACPSPVSMGRSLTPLSLKRPPPYDALMAGGSMPRSSSSSSSSSHRAGEGGARLSNSSSTHGSMQNVAMRSQTPTSPLDELNNVFTSGRPARKKGAGRKSRGSEGDSRSLPRHRSKDRDGQSSPVSSRMGRSSVSPTMMLSGGESKSPLGRSASTSGVPSPQRHLHPALSQMPWLCGDATMMETIEKKRFLCREIKARQRPEKNLCKQDSMPILPSWRRKQPPPYSAPPSAAGHNAAGHTATVFWDTAI